The following is a genomic window from Abyssicoccus albus.
TCAACTGCGCCATTATTACGTCATTTCCACTAAACTTCGGTACAAATTAGCGTAAATTGCTTACGTTTAAGCTGTTTTACGGTAGATTCTTCTGTACAACTACGGCACACATTGTGAAAATAGCTTTCGTATTATTACTTCGTATGTACTATCGTACATTACTTACGTAAATTAATTACGTAAATCACTACGAAAAGGGTTGACAACGGGATTTTAATAACGTAAAGTAGGATACGATACATAAAATACGGTACATTACTGCGTATGTTACTAACGTACTATGTTACTAACGTACATTACTACGTATGTTACTTCGAAAGATACTTCTAGCGTACACTTGGTACGATCTACTTTATTACGAATACATTACTTGCGTACAATTGGTACGAAGACATTACTTGCGAGTACATTACTTGCGACCCCAGTTGCGAAAAATTGGTCGAAAACTTCGGACATTAGGCATAGCGCCCAGCGAACACACTCCCGCCCCCTCCTCCGCCTATTGCTTCCCATAATATACATTATGTAAACCAAGCCACGCCATCGGAATTAGCATTCAACCGTTGGTATGACTACGTTTGATAGCTTTCGTTTGTGTTTCGTTCTTATGTTCGGTTAGTGACTTGCGACCGTGACGGACGAACATAGGTTCGGTTTCTTGGCTTCGCTTACCATGAACGTGTGACTTGATACGTTATCAACCTTACGTCACACAATCGCTAACACTGTTCGTATACGTTCGCATTACACATACGATACACACATACGATACATACAATCGTTACACACATACGATAGTATAGACTTACGTTACACATACGATACATACAAGCGTTACATACATACGTATCACATACGATACATACAAGCGTTACACACATACGATATATACATACGTATCACATACGATACACAACTACGATATACACATACGTTATCAATCAAACGGATTCGCACACGATACATACATACGTATGCAGCACGTCGTTGAGTAGTACGTTGCATACATACGTTATATACATACGTATAATATAGCTTGTATATACAGTAATATAATCGAACAATATAATACGGCAAATAACGGCACCAGCAATAACCACGCCACATATACCACCGATATATAACCACCGATATATAACCACGCCACAAAGCCACGCCATAATAAGCCGTGCTAAATAACCGCATACATAAATACGCCACCAGAAGCGCACAGACGTACCAAATTGCCACGCTAATTATAAACGGGTGTTATATATCGTTTATATAAAACGTGTCTAATATGACGCTTTAAATGGCGTATAAAGTCATACGGCATTTAATCACGGTAATATATACCACTGTAAATTAATGGATACTATAATACGCCACATAACCAGCGCCAACATATACCGAACAATAACCACGCTATATAATCGCATAAACGCTCCATATTGCCACGCTTTTAAATCATTAATGTTATAGGTCTATCGTTTTATTATCGTGATAATATGCGCCTTTAAATGCGTTTTAAAATTATCGTTATATTTGCCACGATAAAATAAAAAGCGGATCCGGACAACGTTAATTAAAACGCTGCAGGGATCCGCCTATATATTTAAGCATAAAAAAAAAGAACGCTATTAAATAGCGTTCTCAATTTATTATTTTTCGTTTGCTGCGCCAATGTATATCGTCAACATTACAATAGTTACTAAAATCGTAAATATCAAAAGTATAAAACTAGTCATTAAGTTCGCCACCTAACTGCTTTAGTAATTCCATAAACTCCGTTTTATCGTTCTTAAAATACAAGTCTACTAACTTTTTATAGTCGCCATATTCATCGACTTGTAAGTCTTTGACGTCCAACAAAATACTGTCAAGTATACTTATTATGCGGTCAAACTCTCGTATATCTTCATACGCTTCAAGGTCTTCAATGACAGTATGACCGTGTATATAGTCGGCTCCAAAGTCCGACAAGTCGAACATTTCAGCGTCCGGCACATTATCGACAATATAATACGTATTCAGTTCACGGTATGCTGGACCGGTAGCATTTTCAAATACGTTCTTGTAAAACGCTTCACGTTCTTCATGCGATTTAAAAGTAGAGTGAAATTTTTCGTTAAATATTTCGAATTCATTTTCGTTTAATCGTTCGGCGTATTCATCATAATCTACGCCAATATAGTCTAAGAATGAACGTTCAATCAAATCGAATCCAAGAAAGTCATAGCCCTTTCGCTCTTCTATTTCGTTATATAGGTCGGCGTAAGAGTACGCCCATATGTCTATCTCTTTTATTCCTAAGTCGCTGCGACCTTCAAACGTATATAATTCAGTTAAGTTATTCATTACGCTGTTACCTCCTTTAATCCTTCAACGTCAACCATTGCGCCGTACTTGTTAAATTTGTAGCCCATTTCAGCGCTATACTGTTCGATGAAATTGTCGTTATAGGCGTTGTCCTTAATTTCGTTCACAAAGTCCACCACTGCTTCTGTTAAAACTTCGCTCAAAAAGTCGTCAATGTCGCTATCTTTGTCCAACTTTGATAAGTCCGCATTACTCATAGCGCTATATACGTAATTATCAGTGTATACACCCGTCAACGACCAATCGTCCGCCAATTCTTTTATGTTGTTAAATTCTTTCAAAAAGTCTGGTAAATCCTCCTCTTCTTTCTCTTCATAATACCAATAACCACCGTATATATTACCGACGTCAACCGTTGACCTTCCGTATAAATCAATAGAATAGTTTGACAAGTTACCGTTTAATAGGCTTGTAACCTTTTCTAAAGTTTTTACTAAGTCATTTGACCACATAAATTCATCTTCCGTGTAAATATCCCTAACAATGTTTATAGCTTCAATTTTAGCTTCTCCACTAAGTTCGCCAATTTCATACGCTTCAATTACTTCGATAAATTTTTTCATTTTTTAATTACCACCTTTTATTATTTTTATTTTAAATCAATTATTCGTTTTATTTTCGTGTTATTATTCTTCCGTATATCCTTCATAGTCGTGTATGTCTCCGTTGTCCACAAGTTCCCAATATTCTGATGTAATGTCTCCGGCATTATCAAACATTAATTTATCCACTTCGTAATCGCTTAAACTTTCTAAATTACCGTATCCGTTAAAAATAAAATAATCGTCATAAATGTTAAATTCTGATGTCATACGTCTGGCTATTTCAGTAGGCGTTAAACCGTCCATAATTTCGTCGAAGCTATCCATATAATATGGTTCGATATTGTCGAACGTTCCATTATAACTAGTGACTTCTTTCATCATGTCCATTAATTCTTCCGCCGTGAATTCCTTCTCTTTCAATTCTTGTAATGTAATCATTTTAATTCCGCCTTTTCGTTTATTTTTCGTTTAATATTTATATGACTTAGTTGCCGTGTTCCTTATTACACTTCTTATTGTATAGTACTATATTCCTATTGTCAATACTATTTTAAAACTTTTTTAAACTTTTTTATTCAATCCCTATCAATTCATCAAAATCAAGAACCGTGCTACATGCGTCAATTTCTACCGTTTTAATACCGTTGACTTTTTTCGTTACAATTTCATCATGTGGGTAGTACGTAACTTGAATAGGCGTTCCATTTTCATCTTCTGTATAAGCTAGATTAATAAATCCGTTCTTGCGTTGTCTTTCGATTTCTTCATCGCTGTAACTTTCTTCATATTCCAACTCAAAAAACTCAATTAAATCTTCATTATTAAAAACCATTTTATTACCACCTTTTATTATTTTTCGTTTGGCTTTGCTTAACTGTCTATAACTATACAGTACTATATTACTATTGTCAACACAATTTATTAAAAAATATTAAAAAAGTTTTTTCTTCATCTAATACACATATGCGCACACACGTATATAATACATTAAAATATCGTTGTCAACCGTAAATATTATATTATTGTATAGCAGGTATAACAACGCTTTAACAAACTGAACACACAATCGTATATTAAGTAAAGCCGAAACAAATAAATCTGAACAGTGTTTAAAGGAACGCTTTAACGTATAGGCGTTTTACAAAATCGTGGCAATAATAACGAAAAATACAAACGGAACATTTTGAACGCTTTACACGAAGTTCCTTTAAACTTAGTTCCTTTAAACTTAGTTCCTTTAAACTAAGTTCCTTTAACGTATCAGAACAATCGGAGATGTAGCAATATAATTCCGTTGAATTGTCGTAAGAATGTTTTACACGAAGTTCCTTTAACGTAAAGTAGATTTACAGAATCGTGTCAATTTACACGAAGTTTTTTACACGTAGTTCCTTTAACGTAACGGCAATTTTCGGAGATGTAGCAACGAAATCGTAACTCGATCGAAAGAACCTTTGTACGAAGTTCCTTTATACGAAGTTCCTTTAAACGAAGTCCCATTAACGTAAAAAGAATCACGGAGATGTAGCAACGTAATAAATTATCCGTAAAACTAACGACATACTTTAACGTAAAAGGTCGTCACAGAATCGTCAGTACAGTAGGTCGCCAGACACGTATTAAATACACGAAGTTACTTTAAACGAAGTTCCTTTAACGTAAGAACAATCGAAGGAGATATTAACGTATCAAAGATCTCGGAGATGTAGTATTACGATAATATTACGAAATTACTACGGTAATGTTACGAATAACTATCGAACCAAATCATACTAATTATCTCCTCCGTAACACATCGTCAGAAGAACACAGACGCCACACACGAAGAGAAAACGAAGTTTAGGTACGATAACCCTCCGGATAAAAACAGACGCTTAAAACGGCTTATATGAACACGACAGAAAAACGACAACTTTCTCCGAAAAGTAATCGGAAGACAAACGCCCTCCCCCTTCCGTATAAAAACAACAGAACTATATAGAATAAGAATACTTTCGATAGACCCCCTTCCGCAGAAAAACCCGTAGTATCTTTAACGTAAGAAATTCATACGACACTCCCCCCGGAAGAATGGCGCAGAAAAACGTAGTTAATCAATCGTAAGAAATACAACGAAGTCTCCCCCTGTCTATGTACAGAAAAATACGGAGAAGTATTAACGTAAGAACTTCATGCGTATATCCCCGTCTTTATGGACGAAAGAAAAACGTAGGAAGTTTATCGTAAGTAAATCACGAAGCACCTCCCCCGTCTGTATGACGAAAAAACGTAGGATAATTACTGTAAGAAAAACTACGGACACCCTCCCCCGTGATTATAGGCGAAAAAAAAATCCGTAGTTTGTTTAACGTAAGAAATGATCCGAACACTCCCCCCCGAAATTAGGACGAAAAAATGACGGTAAATGTCGTAATTAAATACGTTCATCTACCGCCCCCTCTATCAAACACCTTTCGCATATCCTTTTTGCGAATCTTTAACACGCCATTTACGGACGTTTAACGCCTCTTCTTTTTCGATACGTAACGTACGTGTTGGTGGAGAGACATCTATTCCGTTGCTATCAACGTTAGAAGCGAACTCTAATGACGCTTCTCTCGTGGCTCTTTCGATAAGTTTTCTGTCGGTTAAATACGAGTATTCTCTGGATATAACTTCGGTATCTTTCCTGCGCTTGTTGTTTTCGTAAAGGATATAAGAAGTTAATATCGCTAATGCTCTCGGTTGTATATCGTAATACTCTACTTCGTCATAGTACCATCGTATTAGTTGGTCGACATCATTGATCCGATTGTCTACCGGAACTTCTTCTCCGTCAATACGTCTTCTTTCGTACAATTGTTCCGATATTTCGATAATGTTATCGTAGGTTAATTTCGGAACAATTACTCCGTTTAATTCTCGTGTCATATGCCCCTCCTAAAATTCTCGAATCTCTATGTCCGTATATGTGTAATTCGTTCCCTCTAATTCGTTTGTTATTTTCGCTAATGATCTTCTTATATTTCTTCCAAAAGTTACACGTTTCATATTTGTTCTCAAACATAATTCTTCCGTTTTATTTCCTCTAGTCTCTTCGTTAAGATAATATAGATAAAACGCTTCTCTTTCGTTTTCATTCAATTCAACGTCTTCTAATGCGTCATGAATATCGACCCAAATCTCGACGTGTGCTACGTGTGCCTTTTCTACGTATGTTCTAAATTCGTAGTATTGCTCGAAGAAGTTTCGGACAACTTCTGGCGAATACTCTCTGATATAATCTCCCAAAATAAACCTCCGTTCTTATTCGTTATTATTTCGTTGACAATAGTTATTATTTATCGTATAATAAAATCAAAAAGGAGTGTTACGAATGTCTAAATACGAATCAAGTTGGCGAGAAAATCTTCCAGAAGGATTCGAAATTGTATACCGCTCTCATGCCCCCACGATTTCCTTCGACGCTAACCATAAGAACAAGCGTTTCTACTTTAGCGTATCAGCCATAGAAACGTTAGGTTTGAGGAAGAATTCGTACATTGGCATGGCGTATAATAAGCTAGATGATACGATTATCATTACCACTAGAGGCGGATCAGTTTATCTCGATAAAAGCAGCTATGTGACGAGTAAAGACTTCGCCAAGAAAGCTGGATATGAAGACGGTATGCACTATTACGAATATATTCCGGAAGAATCCACCGAAATGTACAAGTTCTTTCGTAAAACAACCAAAGAGAAAGCTACGGGACATTAATTCTCCGTAGCAAACTCGATATACTTCATCGCCTTGCGTAAGTCTTCCGTTATATTTTCGTGTTTATGTGGCGCACGAGACAGGTACTTAATTGCGTTACCAATACAGTACGCTTGGAACGGATCATCGTAACCGGAAACAATCTCACGGATTAATTCTATCGTCTCAATGTTTCCGTAGTTGTAATGCGTAGGGTGGTGTACGACATCTTCTTCTTCTTCTTCTGGCATTTCAAAAAGAATATCCGTAGGCAAACTAACCGTAGGAAGTTCTTTCTCAATCTTTACATCGTCACTAGTGAACGAGAGACTGTTTGCGGTAATACCTGTCGAGTATTCTTTTAATGTCTTTGCTTTCGGCTCCATTTCACGTTTGATTACTTCGTAATTAACGTCTAAAATCTCGGCTAATCGTTCTTTACTTGCGTGGTAGTAATCTCGTTCCTTGTCTTCGATGATTTCTAACGTAAAGTAACGTTCGTTATGTTCCGAGTATAACGTCTCTCCGTTATATTGAGCGAATAAGTCTTCGTCAAAGTACCAAACCAAGCACGGACGAGCCATAGTCGGTTTGTTTGGAACGGTTGTATACGTCTTGTTTCCGTATTGAAATTCTTTCGTAATGATTTCTTTCGCTTCTTCGAATGTAAATAATCGTACCATAATTATTCGTCTCCTTCGTAGTTAGATTTTATTTTACTTGCGTCTATATATCCTTGCTTATAACCACGTTCATAATCATCGAGTTCTTCGTCATAGTCGTTATCAACAGTCGACGATTTAATACGTTCTAACTCTTCGTAAATCTCGTCCAGTTCGTAGAATCCTTTACCGTCAGACAAGTCCAACGCTACTCCATATACGTATTGATTGACTCCGAACTCTCTTCTGTCGCCAGATTGTTCCGAAGTGTTGGCACGTCTAATGTCCGTATTGTGTGGGAATACTTCTTGATATACAATGTCTCTTGCCCAATTAGTGATAACGTCATATGCGTCATCTTGATCGTAAATTCCTGCGTCTACACCATGATTAATATCACTAACCATTTTTGCGAAGTCCTTCATACCTTTGATTTGTCCGAGTTCAACAAGCGTTCCTTTACCGTTCTCGTTACAGTCGATAACAATAATGTCGCTAGTCTTAATACCGTGTGTATCGTTATGCACAATTCTCTCGGCTAGTCCTTCGTTGTCTACGTTCGCTTTGTCGTTAATACTTTCGTCCTCTTGTGGTGCGTACACCTTTAACCCAATATCACGTATTTCTTTCGCTTCTTTCTCTCGTTGTAGTTGTGCGCCAAAAGATAGCATATCTCCTGCTAAATAAACTTGTTTATTCATCTAATAATCCTCCGTTAAATGTTCTACTGATACGTCGTAACCTAATGCTTCTAGTGCGTCTACAACGTAGTCCTCATTGTAATCCCAATTATATCTTTCCGTCATAATATCTTCTTCATTTATCGAGATAGTTACATCGTACCATTCTTCGTAACAACAGCCGTCCGAACATTTATACTCAGTTCTTAGAATAGTTACAATCGCTGTACCTTTCATACGTTAGTCCTCCTTAATGTATCGTTCTTTAAGTTCGCCATAAATTCGTAAGATACAAAAGATTAAAAATACGGTAATGAAATTGTCGATTAGAAACCACGAAGAAACTAACTCGCCGTTAATTGACGAGACTTTCATCGCAAGTAATAATACGACAATTAGCGTCATTTCAGCGTAAGTAAATGCCGTCTTAACCATTATCGACACCAAACTTCGAAAGGATTCCGTCAATTGCTTCCGGATTATATCCTCCGACCTTTTCGATGATTACTCCGTTATCGTCTAACGCAATCAATACCGGAACTTGCATAACTCCGTACATTCCTGCGACTTCCATTCCTTCTGATTCTTCTACGGATAGTATTTCGTGATTAATTCCGTCTAATTTTCCTTGTAAGAATCTTTCGACCATTGAACACGGCATACAGTTACTTTTCTTTAATACGATTAATTTCATTTTATTCAATCTCCTTCGTTTATTTTTCGTTTATTACTTCAAGACTTCTACGGTAGCACTTGTTCGACCTAACGATCGTGCCGTAGATTTATCTCCGACAAGTATGTCGATTTTATTTCCTTTGATTGCTCCGCCCGTATCTCCGGCAATTGCTTCGAATTGTTCTCCGTTACCTGTCGTCACTCTTACGGTACTTCCTAACGGAATTACGTTCGGATCAACTGCGATAACTCTTTTACCGTTCACATACGTAGAACCTCTTACGTCTTGTCCTGTCGCTGTAAATCCACTACAACCGTTACAAGAAGCCGTATAGTATGTGGCGTTAGTCTTAACGACTTTTTTCGGATTCTGTTTCGATATTCCTTTATCCGATACTAAATTCGTTTGTTTCGGTTCAGTAGTTCGTTCTCTAGGTGTTTCATTCGATGGACTTCTCTCGGTAGTGCGAGTATCATTCCGATGATTGTCGTTATGATTAGCGCTATGATTGCTACGGTCAACTACTTCGACCTCCTTTACAGTTATTTCTTCTGTCGTTGGTTGTTCCGTCGTTATTTCGTTCGTTGATACTTCTTGCGTTGCTACTTCTTGCGTAGAAACTTCGGTAGTCTTAGGTTCCACAGTAGGTTCTTCAATCGTTTGTTTTTCAACGGAAACCACTTCATTCGATTTTTCTTCCGCTCTTTGTTCAGATACAACGGTTTCGGACGAACGTTCTTCCGTGGGTTCTTCGGTTGTTGGTTCTTCGGTTGTTGGTTCTTCGGTTGTTGGTTCTTCTGTAGAAATGGCGCTCTGAACTCGCTCATTCTCATCAGTCCTTTCTTTCGGTTGCTCTTTCGCTCCACATGAAGCTAATAGTGTCGTTGTTACGAGTACTGTAATCAGTTTATGTTTTTCGATGGTTATTCCTCCGTTTATTTTTCGTTTTTAATCCCAACGTAATTCGTCGGCTTTCTTCGAAATCTCTCCTCGATAAGATTCCGTCAACTTAACCACGCCACAATATTCTTCCGGTTCAAAATGCGTTAAGTAAGGAACAAAACCGGACTTACTCGGATTCTTTAAGTCGTTTTGTCCGTCATGTCCGATCACAATAATTCGGCAGGAATCGTGACACCTCGTCAGAATCTTCTTTAATTCTCCTCGTGTAAAGTTTTGTGCTTCGTCAATAATGACGGTCTGGTCTTTGATATTCGTACCACGCATGAACGTATGAGACTTCGCCGTAACCCATTGCTTGTCTTTCGGCATTGATTCGCTCTTAATCGCATTGTCGGGCAATTCTCCGAGTTCCAACAAAGCGTCAATCAATGGTGCTTTGTACTCCGACTCTTTTTCTTCTTGCGTTCCCGGACGATGTCCTAACGATCCTTCTTGTATCGGAGCAAAGATATACGTCAATCCTGTTCCTTCTTTTTCGTGCAAATACTTCGCAATGGCTACCGCAACTGTCGTCTTACCTGTTCCTGCTGGTGCGTTACAAAACGTAATTGTATTCGACATAATACTATCGACATATCGTTCTTGACCTACGTTCATCTTTTCTCTTAATCCGTATAGTTGTACGTTTCCATGTATCGTCTCAATCATAAAATACGTCGCTCCATTCTTCGAGTTCTATTTCCGGTACTTCGGAAATGTGTAATAGTTTATCTCGCACGAAACACGCTTTCATTCCTCCGAACTTCGTATAACTAATTATCGGGTGTGTCTCGTAAATAAATTCGTGTAACAAGTCTTCGAAATCATCTCGGTACATTTCTTCGTACATGACGTGCATATCGAAAGAAAACTTAACGAGAATTACTGGCTTGTTTAAATCGCTCATGTACGGTCTCCTTTCGCCGACAATACTCCGTAGGGCATTTAGCCCTCGAAGTAAAAATCATCGTCTGTAATGGCTTCTACTGTCGCTTTCTTGTACTTGTCGGACTTCTGCGAGAAGAAGTCAATCGCCAAGTTATGCGTGTCTAGTCCGTTTAATACAATCTTGTTTACTTTATCGTGTTCATATCGTGGATCATATCCGAGATTAGCTAATGCTTTATTTGCGTTGTATTTTACAAAGTCAATTACTTCGTGTGTCAGTCCGATTGAATCGTATATCTCACGAGTATATGCGATTTCGTTCTCGAGTAGTTCATCGAACAACTCTACGACTTCTTCGTCAACGTGTCGTATTTCTTCTTCGGTAAAGTTATCTCGTTTGAGTTCTTGCGAAAGAAGTCCTACATATACTCCGTGAATTGATTCGTCCAATTCATTCGTTGTTGTTCGCTACACAACAACCGTTCTCTTATGAACTGCTCGATATTTCTACCGAGTTTAGACTATATCATCGTCCATGAAGGACGCTTATTGTTTCGCCTGTGCTTACAGGCTACGTCTCTCGACTAGTCGTTGAACGTTCCTCCGTAGAGGCTTCGCTTCGGATTGCCTACGACATTACTCGTTTAGGTGTTCCCGAAATTAAATAAGTTTTCGATGGTTGTCGCCAACCAAAGCCGCAACTATAGTTTACGGATAATCAGACTGATAATCTCGGCACTACTACGTAACTTACCTTGTCCGCCAAGATACAACGGATAAAAGAATCCACTGTAAAATAAGAATGATTCTAATGCGACGGAAGCTACCATCGCCATATACTGTTCATGCTTACGTCCTCTAGCTTCGTTATAATAGTTCGCAATAATATCGGCTTTCTTCTGCAATCTTTCGTTCTCATGAATCCATTCGAACGTATGATTGATTTCGTCTTGTGTTGCTAACGTAAGAAATATGTTCGAGTAACTTCGAGCATGGACTGCGTTCTCCATTGCCGCCATGAACGTAAGAACTGATTTACGTTGGTGGCTTTCGACAGTTGAAGCAATTTCCGGCATACCTAAATCGCCTTGAATTGTGTCGAGTAAAGTCAATCCACCTAACACTCGCATATAAGCCGTCTGTTCTTCTTTCGACAACTCTTTCCACGTTAATACGTCATTAGATAACGCAACTTCTTCCGGTAACCAAAATTGCTTTAAATTCTGGAGTAAAAACATTTCGGTAAAATGATCGTCTTTAACCGACCAATTACCTGCTGTATAATTCTTTTTTGTCATTCGTAAATTCCTCCTTGTTTTATACGGCACAACTTAGACATTCTTCTGCCGATACATCTTTTTGTCGTACGTAGTATAGCGTCTTAATTCCTTTGTAATGTGCGTATAATTGAATACGTGTTAATTCTCTCGTTGTAATATCGTCTTTAACGAATACTGTGAACGATATACCTTGGTCTACATGACGTTGGATTGTTGCGATTAAATCAATGATTTTATACATCGACATATCATACGCCTCTTTATACAGGAACCAAGTCTTCGGACTTAGATTCGGCATAGGGTAATACGTCTTACTGTCTCCGTATGTTCGATTCTCAATACGCTCCATAATCGGCATAACAGAAGCCGTAGATGATTGTACGTATGAGATACTTCCAGTAGGAGCAATCGCCAGTCTATAACTGTGATATAAACCGTGTTCTTTGATATGGTCTTCCAAGTCTCTCCAATCAGATTCATTCGGAATCAACAAGTCGCCGAACAACTCCTTCACTTTATCGGTCTTTGGTCTCGGAACTCCTTCTGATAAATATTTATCGAAGTATTCTCCACTCGCATAAGTCGATCCTTCAAATCCGTAATATGTCGAACCAGTTTCTTTTGCCATTCTATTCGATTCATCTAACGTGTAGTAATTCACTAGTCCGAAGAATACATTCGCAAAGTCTTTCGCTTCTTCTGATTCGTAAGGAATTCCTACCGAAGCTAAATAACCGTGCAAGTTCATCGCACCAAGTCCGATACTTCTCATTTCGTTATTCGCACGTCTTACTCCCGGAGCGTTTGCAATGTCCGTATCATGTACAACTTTAGTCAACGCTTTTACTGATAACGAAACAGTTTCTACGAAGTTCTCTACGTCAGACATTACGTTCGCAATGTTTAACGATCCAAGGTTACACGAAATGTCTAATCCGATTTCGTCGTCGTTTTCTCCGTAGTCTCCAAACTCGGATAGTTGTGACGCTTGAAGGATTTCGCTACATAGGTTCGAGAACTTAACTTGCGACACATTGTTGTTCGCATGAACACGGTTTACATTGTCCGAGAACATGATATACGGATAACCGGATTCTATTTGCGTAATTGCAATACGCTCTAGTAATCGTCTAGGGTCGATTTTCTCTTTACGTAAATCCGGTATATTAATTAAACGGTCATATTCTTTCGATAAATCAATTTCGTCTAAATGTTCTCCTGTAACATCGTAGAAGTTCTTCGGATAGAATAAGTACATCGGAGCGTTCTCTCGTGCCAATTCAATCATAATATCCGGAATCACAACTCCTAAATTTA
Proteins encoded in this region:
- a CDS encoding sigma-70 family RNA polymerase sigma factor, which codes for MGDYIREYSPEVVRNFFEQYYEFRTYVEKAHVAHVEIWVDIHDALEDVELNENEREAFYLYYLNEETRGNKTEELCLRTNMKRVTFGRNIRRSLAKITNELEGTNYTYTDIEIREF
- a CDS encoding DUF3310 domain-containing protein, coding for MVRLFTFEEAKEIITKEFQYGNKTYTTVPNKPTMARPCLVWYFDEDLFAQYNGETLYSEHNERYFTLEIIEDKERDYYHASKERLAEILDVNYEVIKREMEPKAKTLKEYSTGITANSLSFTSDDVKIEKELPTVSLPTDILFEMPEEEEEDVVHHPTHYNYGNIETIELIREIVSGYDDPFQAYCIGNAIKYLSRAPHKHENITEDLRKAMKYIEFATEN
- a CDS encoding nucleoside 2-deoxyribosyltransferase — translated: MNKQVYLAGDMLSFGAQLQREKEAKEIRDIGLKVYAPQEDESINDKANVDNEGLAERIVHNDTHGIKTSDIIVIDCNENGKGTLVELGQIKGMKDFAKMVSDINHGVDAGIYDQDDAYDVITNWARDIVYQEVFPHNTDIRRANTSEQSGDRREFGVNQYVYGVALDLSDGKGFYELDEIYEELERIKSSTVDNDYDEELDDYERGYKQGYIDASKIKSNYEGDE
- a CDS encoding 3D domain-containing protein, which gives rise to MVSVEKQTIEEPTVEPKTTEVSTQEVATQEVSTNEITTEQPTTEEITVKEVEVVDRSNHSANHNDNHRNDTRTTERSPSNETPRERTTEPKQTNLVSDKGISKQNPKKVVKTNATYYTASCNGCSGFTATGQDVRGSTYVNGKRVIAVDPNVIPLGSTVRVTTGNGEQFEAIAGDTGGAIKGNKIDILVGDKSTARSLGRTSATVEVLK
- a CDS encoding PhoH family protein: MIETIHGNVQLYGLREKMNVGQERYVDSIMSNTITFCNAPAGTGKTTVAVAIAKYLHEKEGTGLTYIFAPIQEGSLGHRPGTQEEKESEYKAPLIDALLELGELPDNAIKSESMPKDKQWVTAKSHTFMRGTNIKDQTVIIDEAQNFTRGELKKILTRCHDSCRIIVIGHDGQNDLKNPSKSGFVPYLTHFEPEEYCGVVKLTESYRGEISKKADELRWD
- a CDS encoding ribonucleotide-diphosphate reductase subunit beta, which encodes MDESIHGVYVGLLSQELKRDNFTEEEIRHVDEEVVELFDELLENEIAYTREIYDSIGLTHEVIDFVKYNANKALANLGYDPRYEHDKVNKIVLNGLDTHNLAIDFFSQKSDKYKKATVEAITDDDFYFEG